The DNA window CCGCACTTTGCTCGAGCGCCGGAACGTAGCGATGATCCTCGAGCGTCGAAGCGAGGCCGGCCAAACACCATGCCTTCGCGAGGTTTAGCCCGATCAGGTGGGTCGCAACTTCTTCGTCGGGTTCTGGGTCGGTTGCAACTGGCTCGAGAATCCCATTCGCTGGCGCGCTCGTCAGATCAGGAACGAAGCCATCGAACCAGGTGACGAACGCATCGCGGTCATAGATGCGACGCATAAGGTCTGCTTCGGTGAGTGCCGGCGAGAGAAAGTCCCAGCCGAGCGGTTCGTACGCGACGGGATAGTCCCGATCGTCGCCGAACCACTCGCGCGCCGTGTCAGTGACTGCCGATGCCAGGTCGTCGTCACCGGTCGTCCGTGCGTAGTCAAGAGCACAGTGCAGCGCGAACGCGGAGTTGCCATGCGTTCCAACCCTGAACGGCCGCTCCTGCGTGAGAAATTCCGACTCGAGCAACTGTGCAACGGTCCGCTCGAGCGGCTCGAGCGTCGAGCCCCATCGATCGGCTCGCGGGTCGTCCCATACCTCGAGTTCTGCCGCGAGGTGCAACAGCCACGCCCAGCCGTAGGGCTTCTCGAAGGATGGATTCTCCTCGAGGTGAGTCACTTCCTGGGCGACGTTCTCGGACGTGAGTCGGGAATCGATACTCTCCGTGATCTCGGCCGACAGCGGATGGTCGTCGACCAGCCGGAGTTGACGCACGAGCGCCCAGTGACTGTGCACCGCAGAATGCCAGTCGTAGCAGCCGTAAAACACCGGATGCGTGTCGCTCGGCCGGTCGACCCCCTCAGGTGAGTCAACCGACCAGACGTGGTGGGGGTACTCGGTTTCGATTGACTCGAGCGGATGGCGAGCGAGCCAGTTCGCTTCGTCCGCGCCGAGCCATTCGGCGGTACCCGAGAGAACGCGCTCCGTTGGAGGCGTTGTGAGTGGATTCATTGTTCGAGACGACTCGAGCATGCTGTATGAACCCTAGTAAGGATAGTTGACACGCCTCACGGCCACAATCAAATCTCTTTCATGGGCGGCGAATCCGCACCTTCACCGTCTCGCCCTCCACGAACGACGTTTCCGGGCAGATCAGTTTTGCACCGAAGTCGCCGTCTCGAGCACAGAAAAACGAGAGTCCGGTAATTGGCTCGCCGTTTGCGAGAACGGTCACGTCATCCCACGCAACTGTGCGGCCTGCAACGGAGCCGAGCCGGTCGCCGTTCAGCGCGACTGGAGTGGTGCTACCGGGTTGAGAGTGGGAACCGCCCAGCAGGCCGCCGCCGTCGTAGTGCGGGAGTCCACCGTCCAGAACATCGCCTGCGTCACTGGCGATACCCGCGAACTGCTCGCCGAGTGCAGGATGGACGGGCGCATCAAGGACGGCATAGGTGTCTCCAGTCGAAACAACCCGTCCAGAGCCATCCCACTCGAGTGGCTCTACGTCGACGCCAACCTCGAGCGGGAGCGAGCCAGACGCACGGTAGGGATTCTGGCCGGAGCCGCGAACACCAACGTGGAGGTGGTTGTCAACCCACGGGGCGAAAAAGCCGGCGCGGACGAGACGCCCAAGCGAGTCGCCGCGTTCAACGGTGTCACCGGCCTCAACGGCGGGAGCGACGTGCAGAATGCGGACGATTAGATCCTCGAGTGCGCATTCGGCGGGTTCGGCATCGACGAAGTCCGCAGCGTCGGTCGGCTCGAGCAAGATGAGGTGATCGTGCGCGGGTGCATAGGGT is part of the Natronolimnobius sp. AArcel1 genome and encodes:
- a CDS encoding DUF2891 domain-containing protein; this translates as MNPLTTPPTERVLSGTAEWLGADEANWLARHPLESIETEYPHHVWSVDSPEGVDRPSDTHPVFYGCYDWHSAVHSHWALVRQLRLVDDHPLSAEITESIDSRLTSENVAQEVTHLEENPSFEKPYGWAWLLHLAAELEVWDDPRADRWGSTLEPLERTVAQLLESEFLTQERPFRVGTHGNSAFALHCALDYARTTGDDDLASAVTDTAREWFGDDRDYPVAYEPLGWDFLSPALTEADLMRRIYDRDAFVTWFDGFVPDLTSAPANGILEPVATDPEPDEEVATHLIGLNLAKAWCLAGLASTLEDHRYVPALEQSAAKHAQSGLSHAFTDDYAGAHWLSSFALYLLTRNEGTIAPTTH